The proteins below are encoded in one region of Berryella intestinalis:
- a CDS encoding cell wall-binding repeat-containing protein produces MKKRTMLAASLALTCALALPAGAAFADEPAAPAVKTDAYGNVITGSKPQPGWPRLAGDIALDTMSSIVSSDAGWSVEGGTVVIASGEGWWDALSVSALAGSESAPVLLSYRDSVPQQTRDQLKRLKPARVVIVGGEAAVSEKTAAELAAVAGSNLKRYAGADAVGTAEAVAEAVGNKSEYAVVATAATFHDALSAAPFAYAKRAPVFFTQPDGSLSSTTLSAIGNRKVIVMGGTAAVPASVEKQLGSRFLQRVGGADAVATSKLFAQKRLDEGASREGMGVATANSWYDALTGAALCGKQDSVLLLATDHDTSAITEVARKGWNTPSWKQCSGWIFGGTAALSDEAMMAIPASGYTD; encoded by the coding sequence ATGAAGAAGAGAACCATGCTGGCGGCGTCCTTGGCGCTTACGTGCGCCCTCGCGCTTCCGGCCGGCGCGGCCTTTGCGGACGAGCCTGCCGCCCCCGCGGTGAAGACCGACGCGTACGGCAATGTGATCACAGGGTCCAAGCCCCAGCCGGGCTGGCCGCGCTTGGCGGGCGATATCGCGCTTGACACCATGTCCTCCATCGTATCGAGCGATGCGGGCTGGTCGGTCGAGGGCGGAACGGTCGTCATCGCCTCGGGCGAGGGCTGGTGGGATGCGCTGTCCGTGTCGGCGCTGGCCGGTAGCGAGAGCGCGCCGGTGCTGCTGTCGTACCGCGATTCGGTCCCCCAGCAGACGCGCGACCAGCTTAAGCGCCTGAAGCCGGCCAGGGTCGTGATCGTGGGCGGCGAGGCCGCCGTGTCCGAGAAGACCGCCGCCGAGCTCGCGGCCGTCGCCGGTTCGAACCTCAAGCGCTATGCGGGCGCCGATGCCGTCGGCACGGCCGAGGCCGTAGCCGAGGCTGTCGGGAACAAGTCCGAGTACGCGGTGGTGGCCACGGCCGCCACCTTCCACGATGCGCTGTCCGCCGCTCCCTTCGCCTACGCGAAGCGCGCCCCGGTGTTCTTCACCCAGCCCGATGGCAGCCTGTCGAGCACGACCCTTTCCGCCATCGGGAATCGGAAGGTCATCGTGATGGGCGGCACCGCTGCCGTTCCCGCTTCGGTGGAAAAGCAGCTCGGATCCCGCTTCCTCCAGCGCGTGGGCGGCGCCGACGCGGTCGCCACGTCGAAGCTCTTCGCCCAGAAGCGCCTCGACGAAGGGGCTTCGCGCGAAGGCATGGGCGTGGCCACGGCGAACAGCTGGTACGATGCGCTGACGGGCGCGGCTTTGTGCGGAAAGCAGGATTCGGTCCTGCTGCTCGCGACCGACCACGATACGTCCGCCATCACCGAGGTGGCCCGCAAGGGTTGGAACACCCCTTCCTGGAAGCAGTGCTCCGGTTGGATCTTCGGAGGCACGGCCGCGCTTTCCGACGAGGCCATGATGGCCATTCCCGCGTCGGGGTATACCGACTAG
- a CDS encoding metallophosphoesterase family protein yields the protein MNSDQQLRTAPTDRFFIMSDTHVSLAKPYRAKRLERVVSKALELQPDSTVVIVGDFTDYGMPWEYRLVARAARRAGLQRDRLVLALGNHECRLPRFTWSLSRFARHVGSEAPYRDLTVGRTHLILLAGDEKPQRWDGCRISDNQLEWLDRMLSDDEERGSAPLVFNHEPLFDTVEGSLAHHGSGRSIENDADLRAVLDRHPGAYVFTGHSHFPLGTRRIGVGPTFANTGAIAYDDGYGREFAQGWFVSVDEYGVSLRGYDFIEEAWIDGCR from the coding sequence ATGAACAGCGACCAGCAACTCCGCACCGCTCCTACCGACCGCTTCTTCATCATGAGCGACACCCACGTCTCGCTTGCGAAGCCCTACCGGGCAAAACGACTCGAACGGGTCGTCTCGAAGGCGCTGGAGCTTCAGCCCGACTCGACCGTGGTCATCGTCGGCGACTTCACCGACTACGGGATGCCCTGGGAATACCGGCTGGTAGCCCGAGCCGCGCGACGCGCGGGACTGCAGCGCGACCGACTGGTCCTGGCCCTGGGGAACCACGAGTGCCGCCTCCCGCGCTTTACTTGGTCGCTTTCTCGCTTCGCGCGACATGTCGGTTCCGAGGCGCCCTATCGCGACCTCACTGTGGGCCGCACGCACCTGATCCTTCTGGCCGGGGACGAGAAGCCGCAGCGCTGGGACGGCTGCAGGATATCGGATAACCAGCTGGAATGGCTCGACCGTATGCTCTCGGACGACGAAGAGAGGGGTTCGGCGCCGCTCGTCTTCAACCACGAGCCCCTCTTCGACACGGTTGAGGGGAGCCTCGCGCACCACGGGAGCGGCCGCTCGATCGAAAACGACGCGGATCTCAGGGCGGTGCTCGACCGCCATCCCGGCGCATACGTGTTCACCGGGCACAGCCACTTCCCGCTTGGCACAAGGCGCATAGGCGTCGGCCCCACCTTCGCGAACACGGGGGCCATAGCCTACGACGACGGCTACGGTCGGGAGTTCGCCCAAGGATGGTTCGTAAGCGTCGACGAGTACGGCGTTTCCCTGCGCGGATACGATTTCATCGAGGAAGCCTGGATCGACGGCTGCCGGTAG
- the sstT gene encoding serine/threonine transporter SstT, translating to MKSLLQKWSGIDLIVRILIGLVIGALLGVFAPADLSIVTLLGSLFVNALKSVAPILVFFLVISALANAKGVGTMKTIVLLYVISTFAAGLIAVLASFAFPIELTLANADAVTQSSPEGIGEVLNTLILNITVNPVAALTNANYIGILAWAVGLGVALRVASENTKSVFASIADAVGKIVYWVIQLAPFGILGLVYTSVSTNGLDIFTEYGALIVLLVSCMFFIALVVNPLIVFVFTRKNPYPLVLRTLKDSGLTAFFTRSSAANIPVNMQLCRRLGLDKDNYSVSIPLGATINMAGAAVTISVMAMCAAHTMGIAIDIPTAVILSVLSAVSAAGASGVAGGSLLLIPLACSLFGISNDIAMQVVAIGLIIGVIQDSCETALNSSSDVLFTATSEYREWTREGRTFTMGAYVEDAELD from the coding sequence ATGAAAAGCCTTCTACAGAAATGGAGCGGCATCGATCTGATCGTCAGAATCCTGATCGGTCTCGTCATCGGCGCTCTGCTGGGCGTCTTCGCTCCCGCAGACCTCTCGATCGTGACCCTTCTGGGCTCCCTGTTCGTCAACGCCCTGAAGTCCGTCGCGCCGATCCTGGTGTTCTTCCTGGTCATCAGCGCGCTGGCTAACGCGAAGGGCGTCGGGACCATGAAGACCATCGTCCTTCTGTACGTCATTTCCACCTTCGCCGCCGGCCTCATCGCCGTGCTGGCCTCCTTCGCGTTCCCCATCGAGTTGACGCTTGCGAACGCAGACGCGGTCACCCAGTCCTCACCCGAGGGAATCGGCGAGGTTCTCAACACGCTGATCCTGAACATCACGGTGAACCCCGTCGCTGCGCTCACGAACGCCAACTACATCGGCATCCTGGCTTGGGCCGTCGGCCTGGGCGTCGCCCTGCGCGTCGCGAGCGAGAACACCAAGTCGGTGTTCGCCTCCATCGCCGATGCCGTCGGCAAGATCGTCTACTGGGTCATCCAGCTCGCCCCCTTCGGCATCCTGGGCCTGGTCTACACTTCCGTCTCCACCAACGGTCTGGACATCTTCACCGAGTACGGCGCGCTCATCGTCTTGCTGGTGTCGTGCATGTTCTTCATCGCGCTGGTGGTGAACCCGCTCATCGTGTTCGTGTTCACGCGCAAGAACCCCTATCCTTTGGTGCTGCGCACCCTGAAGGATTCGGGGCTCACCGCGTTCTTCACGCGCTCCTCTGCGGCTAACATCCCCGTGAACATGCAGCTGTGCCGCCGCCTCGGCCTGGACAAGGACAACTACTCGGTGTCCATCCCGCTGGGAGCCACCATCAACATGGCGGGCGCTGCGGTCACCATCTCGGTCATGGCCATGTGCGCGGCCCACACCATGGGCATCGCCATCGACATCCCCACGGCCGTCATCCTCTCGGTTCTGTCCGCCGTCAGCGCGGCGGGCGCCTCGGGCGTGGCCGGCGGCTCGCTCCTGCTGATCCCGCTCGCCTGCTCGCTGTTCGGCATCTCCAACGACATCGCCATGCAGGTCGTTGCGATCGGACTCATCATCGGCGTTATCCAGGATTCCTGCGAGACCGCCCTGAACTCCTCTTCCGACGTCCTGTTCACCGCAACCTCCGAGTACCGCGAATGGACTCGCGAGGGCCGCACCTTCACCATGGGTGCGTACGTGGAAGACGCCGAGCTGGACTAA
- a CDS encoding MFS transporter encodes MAETEGSAARKPFYGWWIVAGGFALMATCYTAFVNCIPLFQTHIVQDLGITVGQFNTGVSLCTVAAVFASLAIGRLIDVWDARILGTFTVICAFAVLIGLSRATQLWHLYALCIAAGTIVVAGTRLLASVVIANWFTLKRGLAVSIALSGSGAGGVALSPITSALIVNMGWRSAFTVLAFVCLVLGLPLVAAFFRNQPGDKGLSPYGAGQLESARADRSPDEPVTIDIGWKVLRKSKAFWLMTAGFVMMGIDNGAIITNAVSNMTSVELNGTVIVTGGHDALWAGNVWAFYLACVIVFKVSLGALYDRWGMRAGTVLGTAASFAAAVALCFPATDAGPILASLFFGFGTCMGTVAPPLMTVKEFGKKDLGTVTGIVTAFEMFGAAVGAVASGALFDAYLSFVPAWIMVMVATLLMGVFLLASIRAARGLVRKLGEAETPSAREGGGNDPR; translated from the coding sequence ATGGCCGAAACCGAGGGCAGCGCGGCGCGCAAACCGTTTTACGGCTGGTGGATCGTCGCGGGCGGGTTCGCGCTCATGGCCACCTGCTACACGGCGTTCGTCAACTGCATCCCGCTGTTCCAGACCCATATCGTGCAGGATCTGGGAATAACGGTCGGGCAATTCAACACCGGCGTGTCGCTGTGCACCGTCGCCGCCGTCTTCGCGTCGCTCGCGATCGGCAGGCTCATCGACGTCTGGGACGCGCGCATCCTGGGCACCTTCACCGTGATCTGCGCCTTTGCGGTGCTCATCGGGCTCTCGCGCGCAACCCAGCTGTGGCACCTCTACGCCCTTTGCATCGCGGCCGGAACCATCGTCGTGGCCGGCACGAGGCTCCTGGCAAGCGTCGTCATCGCCAACTGGTTCACCCTGAAACGCGGCCTGGCCGTGTCGATCGCCCTATCGGGGTCGGGGGCCGGAGGCGTGGCGCTGTCCCCCATCACCAGCGCGCTCATCGTGAACATGGGCTGGCGCAGCGCCTTCACCGTACTTGCCTTCGTGTGCCTGGTGCTGGGCCTGCCCCTGGTGGCGGCCTTCTTCCGCAACCAACCCGGCGACAAGGGGCTTTCCCCCTACGGTGCCGGACAGCTGGAAAGCGCGCGAGCCGACCGCTCGCCCGACGAACCGGTGACCATCGACATCGGCTGGAAGGTGCTGCGGAAGAGCAAGGCGTTTTGGCTGATGACCGCCGGATTCGTGATGATGGGCATCGACAACGGGGCCATCATCACCAACGCGGTGTCGAACATGACCTCGGTGGAGCTGAACGGGACCGTGATCGTCACCGGGGGCCACGACGCGCTGTGGGCCGGCAACGTCTGGGCTTTCTACCTGGCCTGCGTGATCGTGTTCAAGGTTTCGCTCGGCGCCCTGTACGACCGCTGGGGCATGCGCGCGGGCACGGTTTTGGGCACCGCCGCGTCTTTCGCGGCTGCGGTGGCCCTGTGCTTTCCCGCCACCGACGCAGGCCCCATCCTCGCCTCGCTGTTCTTCGGGTTCGGCACCTGCATGGGCACCGTCGCCCCGCCGCTTATGACCGTGAAGGAGTTCGGGAAGAAGGACCTGGGTACCGTGACGGGAATCGTGACGGCCTTCGAGATGTTCGGGGCGGCTGTGGGCGCCGTGGCTTCGGGCGCGCTGTTCGACGCTTACCTGTCGTTCGTGCCGGCTTGGATCATGGTCATGGTCGCCACCTTGCTGATGGGCGTCTTCCTGCTCGCATCCATCCGCGCGGCGCGCGGGCTCGTGCGCAAGCTCGGCGAGGCCGAAACCCCGTCGGCACGCGAAGGGGGCGGCAACGATCCGCGCTGA
- a CDS encoding M20/M25/M40 family metallo-hydrolase, with amino-acid sequence MVAALVIAAVASLLAVIVVRGLRVKPATVDDPLPPTSVRGSDEAVERFRDMLRIPTVWDRENPDADRGPFDRFVPRMRELYPRVFGQLELEMINTYGILLKWEGSDPALDPVVLMAHHDVVSADPRGWTHDPFGADVEDGRIWARGAVDTKCLLAGLYEAAEMLLSEGFAPVRTIYLWSSNCEEDNGDTTPILVETFKRRGIEPAFVLDEGGAVIDNAPLNVKNEFAVIGLAEKGLFNADITVSSEGGHASTPSLSDSTARLVTGLERLQRNPGAARMSAPLEAMLRELAAHSGLPYRIVFGNLWLFRPLVVRMLEGNPETAAMLRTTYALTELEGSPSANVIPKQARANVNVRVDPAESVQEARARIEAAFEGEADVCLFDAIEPSRIAPWRGDRAWNFLCAVVRSAYPEAGIAPYIQVSCSDARHFQREFQRVYRFAGMLFRGDQRSRIHGQDENIDVESFKRGVGFYYELIRNIDRLGG; translated from the coding sequence ATGGTCGCTGCGCTCGTTATCGCCGCCGTTGCGTCGCTGCTCGCCGTGATCGTCGTGCGGGGCCTGCGCGTGAAGCCCGCAACCGTGGACGATCCCCTCCCTCCCACCTCCGTCAGAGGAAGCGACGAGGCGGTCGAGCGCTTCCGCGACATGCTGCGCATTCCCACGGTGTGGGACCGCGAGAACCCCGATGCCGACCGCGGGCCCTTCGACCGCTTCGTCCCCCGCATGCGCGAGCTGTACCCGCGCGTGTTCGGCCAGCTGGAGCTCGAGATGATCAACACCTACGGCATCCTGCTGAAATGGGAGGGGTCGGATCCTGCGCTCGATCCCGTGGTGCTCATGGCCCACCACGACGTGGTGTCGGCCGATCCGCGCGGATGGACGCACGATCCTTTCGGCGCCGATGTCGAGGACGGGCGGATCTGGGCGCGCGGGGCCGTCGACACGAAATGCCTTCTGGCCGGGCTCTACGAGGCGGCCGAGATGCTGCTGAGCGAAGGGTTCGCACCCGTGCGCACGATCTATCTGTGGTCGTCGAACTGCGAGGAGGACAACGGGGACACCACGCCCATCCTGGTCGAAACCTTCAAGCGGCGCGGCATCGAACCGGCCTTCGTGCTCGACGAGGGCGGCGCGGTCATCGACAACGCGCCCCTGAACGTGAAAAACGAGTTCGCCGTCATCGGCTTGGCAGAAAAAGGCCTGTTCAATGCCGATATCACCGTAAGCTCCGAAGGAGGGCACGCCTCCACCCCGTCGTTGTCGGACTCCACCGCGCGCCTGGTCACGGGCCTCGAGCGGCTGCAGAGAAACCCCGGCGCGGCCCGCATGTCCGCGCCCCTCGAGGCCATGCTGCGCGAGCTGGCCGCCCACAGCGGCCTTCCCTACCGCATCGTGTTCGGAAACCTGTGGCTGTTCAGGCCTCTGGTCGTGCGCATGCTCGAGGGGAATCCCGAAACGGCCGCCATGCTGCGCACCACCTACGCCCTAACCGAGCTGGAGGGGTCCCCTTCCGCCAACGTCATCCCCAAACAGGCGAGAGCCAACGTGAACGTGCGGGTCGATCCCGCGGAAAGCGTGCAGGAGGCCCGCGCGCGCATCGAGGCCGCCTTCGAGGGGGAAGCCGACGTCTGCCTGTTCGACGCCATCGAACCCTCCCGCATCGCCCCCTGGAGAGGCGATCGCGCCTGGAACTTTCTGTGCGCGGTGGTGCGCAGCGCCTACCCCGAAGCGGGAATCGCCCCGTATATCCAGGTCAGCTGCAGCGATGCCCGCCATTTCCAGCGGGAGTTCCAGCGCGTGTACCGCTTCGCCGGCATGCTGTTCCGAGGCGACCAGCGCTCGCGTATCCACGGGCAGGACGAGAACATCGACGTGGAAAGCTTCAAGCGCGGCGTCGGATTTTACTACGAGCTGATACGCAACATCGACAGGCTGGGAGGATAG
- the tig gene encoding trigger factor, giving the protein METSAEVLKDNRVKVAVTVDEATVVARFKKQYKQVAGQYNFPGFRRGKAPRAVIDNALGKEAVAAQVTDDLVNETCGRAMDDNGLFPVAKPEFDGEVALAVDGASFSYSFEVAVKPSFELKSYDALSFAMPAEGASDEEVDAEVAALQEHYYDIVDAAANTKIKEDNYADLAIKATDDEGNDIESISTESRQYGLGSGLFPKSFDDELLGLKKGDSKQFTIDVPAEPTVMTSALVGKTEKIAFDVTVIVVKKKKAVEMTDEWVKETFGLEGVDDLRTNISESIAAQKAAVLPRLKENRALMALAERLEGDAPENMVEAAEAQLVQDFFQQLQMQGLTFDAYLASQNLTSQQFRDDLKKQAADTVKQDLALDAWAAHAGLEVTDEDISAEFANSGAEDPAAVEKSWREAGQIHMVRQGVLRQKALDNALESAVITEEVAEDKPAKKAPAKKSSKKKDAEQASDAE; this is encoded by the coding sequence GTGGAAACTTCAGCTGAGGTCCTTAAGGACAACCGCGTCAAGGTGGCCGTCACCGTCGATGAGGCTACGGTCGTCGCCCGTTTCAAGAAGCAGTACAAGCAGGTGGCCGGCCAGTACAATTTCCCTGGTTTCCGTCGCGGGAAGGCCCCGCGCGCCGTTATCGACAACGCGCTGGGCAAAGAGGCCGTCGCGGCCCAGGTCACCGATGATCTGGTGAACGAGACCTGCGGTCGGGCCATGGACGACAACGGGCTGTTCCCGGTCGCCAAGCCCGAGTTCGACGGCGAGGTAGCCCTCGCGGTCGACGGAGCGTCCTTCTCGTATTCCTTCGAGGTTGCGGTGAAGCCCTCCTTCGAGCTGAAGAGCTACGACGCCCTGTCCTTCGCCATGCCCGCCGAGGGCGCGTCCGACGAAGAGGTCGACGCGGAGGTCGCGGCGCTGCAGGAGCACTACTACGACATCGTCGATGCGGCCGCCAACACCAAGATCAAAGAGGACAACTACGCCGACCTGGCCATCAAGGCCACCGACGACGAGGGCAACGACATCGAGTCCATCTCCACCGAGTCGCGCCAGTACGGCCTCGGGTCGGGCCTGTTCCCCAAGTCGTTCGACGACGAGCTGCTGGGCCTGAAGAAGGGCGACTCCAAGCAGTTCACCATTGACGTTCCCGCCGAGCCCACGGTTATGACCAGCGCCCTTGTCGGCAAGACCGAGAAGATCGCCTTCGACGTCACCGTCATCGTCGTCAAGAAGAAGAAAGCCGTCGAGATGACCGACGAGTGGGTCAAGGAGACCTTCGGCCTCGAGGGCGTGGACGATCTGCGCACGAACATCTCCGAGTCCATCGCGGCCCAGAAGGCCGCCGTGCTGCCCCGCCTGAAGGAGAACCGCGCGCTTATGGCGCTTGCCGAGCGGCTCGAGGGCGACGCGCCCGAGAATATGGTCGAGGCCGCTGAAGCCCAGCTGGTGCAGGACTTCTTCCAGCAGCTTCAGATGCAGGGCCTCACGTTCGACGCCTACCTCGCCTCCCAGAACCTGACCTCCCAGCAGTTCCGCGACGACCTCAAGAAGCAGGCCGCCGACACGGTCAAGCAGGATCTCGCGCTCGACGCCTGGGCCGCCCATGCGGGCCTCGAGGTCACCGACGAGGACATCTCCGCCGAGTTCGCCAACTCCGGCGCCGAGGATCCCGCGGCCGTCGAGAAGAGCTGGCGCGAGGCCGGCCAGATCCACATGGTCCGCCAGGGCGTCCTGCGCCAGAAGGCGCTCGACAACGCGCTGGAGTCCGCGGTCATCACCGAGGAAGTCGCCGAGGACAAGCCCGCGAAGAAGGCCCCTGCGAAGAAGTCTTCCAAGAAGAAGGACGCCGAGCAGGCTTCTGACGCCGAATAG
- a CDS encoding ATP-dependent Clp protease proteolytic subunit — protein MAHNINGALIPYVIEQSPRGERSFDIYSRLLNDRIIFLGEAIDDNVANSVVAQLLHLESADPDKDISLYINSPGGSVTAGLAILDTMNFIKCDVSTICMGMAASMGAVLLSAGAKGKRLVLPNAEVMIHQPSGGAQGQQTEIAIMAEQILKTRERLNKILADNCGRPFEDVQRDTERDNWLTAEEAVAYGIVDRITTSRSAAAH, from the coding sequence ATGGCACACAACATCAACGGAGCCTTGATTCCGTACGTCATCGAGCAGTCGCCGCGCGGCGAGCGCAGCTTCGACATCTATTCGCGCCTGCTGAACGACCGCATCATCTTCCTGGGCGAGGCGATCGACGACAACGTTGCGAATTCCGTGGTCGCGCAGCTCCTGCATCTGGAAAGCGCCGATCCGGACAAGGACATCTCGCTCTACATCAATTCGCCCGGGGGATCGGTCACCGCCGGCCTGGCCATTCTCGACACCATGAACTTCATCAAGTGCGACGTGTCCACGATCTGCATGGGCATGGCCGCTTCGATGGGCGCCGTGCTGCTGTCGGCCGGAGCCAAGGGCAAGCGGTTGGTGCTTCCCAACGCCGAGGTTATGATCCACCAGCCCTCAGGCGGGGCCCAGGGCCAGCAGACCGAGATCGCCATCATGGCCGAGCAGATCCTCAAGACCCGCGAGCGCCTGAACAAGATCCTCGCGGACAACTGCGGCCGCCCCTTCGAAGACGTGCAGCGCGACACCGAGCGCGACAACTGGCTGACCGCCGAGGAAGCCGTGGCCTACGGCATCGTCGACCGCATCACCACCTCGCGATCCGCCGCCGCACACTAG
- the clpX gene encoding ATP-dependent Clp protease ATP-binding subunit ClpX yields MIAGPNGIYICDECISVCAESLMRDMGMNVAGRRPHAGFDPDFIPAAAVEGEAAEPSPEDVLENLPTPHQLYDQLSEYVVGQEAAKRALSVAVYNHYKRVSLGADAAEGDVELSKSNIMLLGPTGSGKTLLAQTLARSLRVPFAIADATTLTEAGYVGEDVENILLKLITAADFDIPRAEIGIVYIDEIDKVARKAENLSITRDVSGEGVQQALLKIVEGTEASVPPQGGRKHPQQELIRIDTTNILFILGGAFVGLSDIVAERIGKSVIGFNSEIPESAKKSEAELLLKVLPEDLNKFGMIPEFVGRIPVITSLSALDEDDLIRILSEPKNALVKQYQRMFEFEDSRLEFTDGALRAIAREAVEHGTGARGLRSICERVLQDVMYDLPEHEGASHVTLRESDIAGDTKPEIEVVEEAAAEDAPQG; encoded by the coding sequence ATGATCGCCGGTCCCAACGGGATCTACATCTGCGATGAGTGCATTTCGGTGTGCGCCGAGTCGCTTATGCGCGACATGGGCATGAACGTTGCCGGGCGCCGCCCCCATGCCGGTTTCGATCCCGACTTCATACCGGCGGCCGCCGTGGAAGGCGAGGCCGCCGAGCCTTCGCCCGAAGACGTCCTGGAAAACCTGCCCACCCCGCATCAGCTCTACGACCAGCTCTCCGAGTACGTCGTGGGGCAGGAGGCCGCCAAACGCGCCTTGTCGGTGGCGGTGTACAACCACTACAAGCGCGTCAGCCTGGGGGCCGATGCGGCAGAGGGCGACGTCGAGCTTTCCAAGAGCAACATCATGCTGCTCGGTCCCACCGGGTCGGGAAAGACGCTGCTCGCCCAGACGCTCGCCCGCAGCTTGCGCGTCCCGTTCGCCATCGCGGACGCCACGACGCTCACCGAGGCGGGGTACGTGGGCGAAGACGTCGAGAACATCCTGCTCAAGCTCATCACTGCAGCCGACTTCGACATCCCGCGCGCCGAGATCGGCATCGTCTACATCGACGAGATCGACAAGGTGGCGCGCAAGGCCGAGAACCTCTCCATCACGCGCGACGTCTCGGGGGAGGGCGTGCAGCAGGCGCTCCTGAAGATCGTCGAGGGCACCGAGGCGAGCGTCCCCCCGCAGGGCGGGCGCAAGCATCCCCAGCAAGAGCTCATCCGCATCGACACGACGAACATCCTGTTCATCCTGGGCGGCGCGTTCGTCGGCCTTTCCGACATCGTGGCCGAGCGCATCGGCAAGAGCGTGATCGGCTTCAACTCCGAGATCCCCGAGTCGGCCAAGAAGTCCGAGGCCGAGCTTCTGCTGAAGGTCCTGCCCGAGGATCTGAACAAGTTCGGCATGATCCCCGAGTTCGTGGGCCGCATCCCGGTCATCACCTCGCTTTCCGCACTTGACGAGGACGACCTGATCAGGATTCTGTCCGAACCGAAAAACGCGCTGGTCAAGCAGTACCAGCGCATGTTCGAGTTCGAGGATTCCCGGCTGGAGTTCACCGACGGGGCCCTGCGCGCCATCGCCCGCGAGGCGGTCGAGCACGGAACGGGCGCGCGCGGTTTGCGCTCCATCTGCGAGCGCGTGCTGCAAGACGTGATGTACGATCTGCCCGAGCACGAAGGCGCCTCGCATGTGACGCTGCGCGAAAGCGACATCGCGGGCGATACGAAGCCCGAGATCGAGGTGGTCGAAGAGGCGGCGGCGGAGGATGCGCCGCAAGGGTAG